From Denitrovibrio acetiphilus DSM 12809, the proteins below share one genomic window:
- a CDS encoding FliO/MopB family protein: MACTVRYLLLFILLTSVPAMAAGVIYDVDNSSLSIKISFSKGYSNVNTLKLDKSYVISFETNEELSFEQTFWDMPVKSAYVTSDGTRKRFIAEFDRDVIVPEVSSQEGLLKINFPFPKGTVEEPLVGTKAYAKMIWGLLIILAVMLFSFWLLKSFFKKQVLTDIPGTGRLLGKADLDIRKSLYFYEIDETIYIIGVTDASMNLIDKISGEDEASRIKAGFSKKNDFSSYMHFFKKQPSIKDEVEISRTTINERLKSLRKR; the protein is encoded by the coding sequence ATGGCATGTACCGTTAGATATCTGCTGCTTTTCATTCTGCTGACAAGTGTACCCGCAATGGCTGCGGGTGTCATATATGATGTGGATAACAGCAGTCTGAGCATAAAAATCAGCTTCAGCAAAGGTTACTCAAATGTAAATACCCTGAAGCTGGATAAAAGCTATGTCATAAGCTTTGAGACGAACGAGGAACTGAGTTTTGAACAGACATTCTGGGATATGCCTGTTAAGTCTGCTTATGTAACCTCGGACGGTACAAGAAAGCGTTTCATTGCTGAGTTTGACAGAGACGTTATTGTTCCTGAAGTCAGCTCACAGGAAGGTCTTTTAAAGATAAACTTCCCATTTCCGAAAGGAACTGTGGAAGAACCTCTTGTCGGTACAAAAGCATACGCAAAGATGATATGGGGACTTCTCATTATTCTTGCTGTTATGCTGTTTTCTTTCTGGCTTTTGAAATCGTTTTTCAAAAAACAAGTTCTTACTGATATACCCGGGACAGGGCGGCTGCTCGGGAAGGCAGATCTTGACATCAGAAAGAGCCTTTATTTCTACGAAATAGACGAAACAATATACATCATAGGTGTAACAGATGCATCTATGAACCTAATAGATAAGATAAGCGGAGAGGATGAAGCATCGCGCATCAAGGCAGGTTTTTCTAAGAAGAATGATTTTTCATCATATATGCATTTCTTTAAAAAACAGCCGAGTATCAAAGATGAAGTTGAAATATCCAGAACCACAATAAACGAGAGGTTAAAGTCATTAAGAAAACGCTGA